In the genome of Patescibacteria group bacterium, one region contains:
- a CDS encoding pitrilysin family protein has protein sequence MFKKYTLKNGVRLIIAPREETNAVAVMVGVAVGSRYEPENLSGVSHFIEHMSFKGSKKRPTPSKVNDFINDIGGIYNAYTDKELTAYHVKISSDHLVEVLDYLSDNLINPINSKEEFNREKNVVIEDIKMHKDRPMEEVIELFEENIFTEKSLGRRIAGTVESVRKIKHEELLEFEQDHYIAENIVVVICGNLGNLTEEKVVCEAEKYFTAKSGKKSEIITSGTLDVAREVSGQRKTEQTNLIIGFAGPGLRDLEDRYAFKILAEILGGSSSSRMFVEVREKLGLAYAAETEHIAYSDAGSLVTLANVAHENIEKASRAIINEYRKIVKDGPKDEEIKRAKELMKSAISIGMEDSENLAESLMRMEIIHEKLMAPEEVIAKFEEVTAKDVIRVAKKYINFDKMLVSVVGPFLDDKKLKKILNG, from the coding sequence TTGTTCAAGAAATACACGCTCAAAAATGGAGTTCGGCTGATTATTGCCCCACGGGAAGAAACAAATGCGGTGGCGGTGATGGTTGGCGTTGCTGTCGGCAGCCGGTATGAACCGGAGAATTTGTCGGGAGTTTCCCATTTTATTGAGCACATGAGCTTCAAGGGATCGAAAAAACGCCCCACTCCTTCTAAGGTGAACGACTTTATCAACGATATCGGCGGCATTTATAACGCTTATACCGATAAGGAGCTTACGGCTTATCATGTCAAAATATCTTCCGATCACTTGGTTGAGGTCCTTGATTACCTCTCAGATAATTTGATCAATCCGATAAATTCCAAAGAAGAGTTTAACCGCGAAAAAAACGTTGTGATCGAAGATATCAAGATGCACAAAGATAGACCAATGGAAGAAGTGATTGAACTTTTCGAAGAAAATATTTTTACAGAAAAATCACTTGGACGAAGAATTGCAGGCACCGTTGAATCTGTGCGAAAAATCAAACACGAAGAGCTATTGGAATTTGAGCAGGATCATTACATTGCCGAGAATATTGTGGTCGTCATATGCGGTAACCTTGGCAATCTTACAGAAGAAAAAGTTGTCTGTGAGGCTGAAAAGTATTTTACAGCGAAAAGTGGCAAAAAATCTGAAATTATTACATCGGGTACACTTGATGTTGCAAGAGAGGTTTCCGGGCAAAGAAAAACAGAGCAAACGAATTTAATAATCGGTTTTGCCGGTCCTGGACTCAGGGATTTGGAAGATAGATATGCGTTTAAAATCTTGGCGGAAATATTGGGCGGATCATCCAGCTCCAGAATGTTTGTTGAAGTAAGAGAAAAACTAGGTCTGGCATATGCAGCTGAGACTGAGCACATCGCATACTCCGATGCTGGGTCGCTGGTTACCCTTGCCAATGTTGCGCATGAAAATATCGAGAAAGCATCCAGGGCGATAATCAATGAATACCGGAAAATTGTCAAAGATGGCCCAAAAGACGAGGAAATAAAGCGCGCTAAAGAACTTATGAAAAGTGCGATATCGATCGGAATGGAAGATTCGGAAAATTTGGCAGAATCGCTGATGCGGATGGAAATAATCCATGAAAAGCTCATGGCGCCCGAGGAAGTCATTGCCAAATTTGAAGAAGTAACGGCCAAAGACGTAATACGGGTGGCGAAAAAATACATCAACTTTGATAAAATGTTGGTGTCTGTTGTCGGGCC
- a CDS encoding YqfO family protein codes for MNQFVKIYVFVPKNHIEQLRLALGKAGIGKMGNYDYCSFISEGKGYFRPLKGADPAIGEVGKIEEAEEVKLEFICPKSDIEKALEVIKENHPYEEIALDIIALSDLPSINNSKK; via the coding sequence ATGAATCAATTTGTTAAAATCTATGTTTTCGTGCCAAAAAATCACATTGAACAATTACGACTTGCTCTCGGCAAAGCCGGTATTGGCAAAATGGGCAATTATGATTATTGTTCATTCATATCAGAGGGCAAAGGATATTTTCGGCCCCTCAAAGGCGCAGATCCGGCGATTGGTGAAGTTGGAAAAATTGAGGAAGCCGAAGAGGTGAAACTGGAATTCATCTGTCCTAAATCTGACATTGAAAAAGCGCTAGAAGTCATTAAGGAAAATCATCCTTACGAAGAAATTGCATTGGATATTATTGCTCTATCAGATCTGCCAAGCATAAATAATTCGAAGAAATAA